In Palaemon carinicauda isolate YSFRI2023 chromosome 18, ASM3689809v2, whole genome shotgun sequence, a genomic segment contains:
- the LOC137657317 gene encoding uncharacterized protein, whose protein sequence is MAHQNDITGRTFSESAYNIKSSSSCSSSSSSSSSSSAYNIKSSSSCSSSSSSSSSSSAYNIKSSSSCSSSSSSSSSSAYNIKSSSSCSSSSSSSSSSSSSSSSSSSSAYNIKSSSSCSSSSSNSSSKKTLYINSNSRTCSRRLMPLYYQKETITNSASKSKIANDNQ, encoded by the coding sequence GAGTGCTTATAATATTaaaagtagcagcagctgcagtagtagtagtagtagtagtagtagtagtagtgcttaTAATATTaaaagtagcagcagctgcagtagtagtagtagtagtagtagtagtagtagtgcttaTAATATTaaaagtagcagcagctgcagtagtagtagtagtagtagtagtagtagtgcttaTAATATTAAAAGTAGCAgcagctgtagtagtagtagtagtagtagtagtagtagtagtagtagtagtagtagtagtagtagtagtgcttaTAATATTaaaagtagcagcagctgcagtagtagtagtagtaatagtagtagtaagaaaaCGTTATATATCAATAGTAATAGTCGTACTTGTAGCAGAAGACTTATGCCACTTTActaccaaaaagaaacaataacTAATAGCGCTAGTAAGAGTAAAATAGCAAATGACAATCAGTAG